Proteins encoded within one genomic window of Candidatus Syntrophocurvum alkaliphilum:
- a CDS encoding acetyl-CoA C-acetyltransferase, with the protein MTKEVVLVGACRTPVGSFGGTLKDVSAVELGKVVMEDSLKRVGLKPDQLDEVIFGCVLQAGQGQNVARQASIHAGIPETVPAYTINKVCGSGLKSISIAAQAIKAGDADVILAGGTENMSLAPYALEKARYGYRMGPGKIEDLMIKDGLWEAFNNYHMGITAENIVDEWNISREEQDAFAFRSQDLAAKAIEEDKFKDEIVPVVIKTRKGETVFDKDEHPNLAPQEKLAKMRPAFKKDGSVTAGNASGINDGAAAVIVMSKEKADELGLEPLATISSYASGGIDPKIMGIGPVPATKKALDKAGLNIEDIDLIEANEAFAAQSLGVSKELGLEKVMDRVNVNGGAIAIGHPIGASGTRILVSLLYEMQKRDSKTGLATLCIGGGQGIAMVVSR; encoded by the coding sequence ATGACTAAAGAAGTAGTTTTGGTTGGTGCATGTAGAACACCTGTAGGATCATTTGGTGGCACATTAAAAGACGTAAGTGCTGTAGAACTAGGAAAAGTAGTAATGGAAGACAGTTTAAAACGAGTTGGATTAAAACCAGATCAATTAGATGAAGTAATATTCGGATGTGTATTACAAGCTGGTCAAGGTCAGAACGTGGCTCGTCAAGCCTCTATTCATGCTGGTATACCGGAAACCGTTCCAGCATATACAATCAATAAAGTTTGTGGTTCAGGACTAAAGTCAATTAGTATAGCTGCACAAGCTATAAAAGCAGGTGATGCAGATGTTATTCTTGCAGGTGGAACTGAGAATATGTCACTTGCTCCTTATGCACTAGAAAAGGCACGTTATGGATATAGAATGGGACCTGGAAAAATAGAAGACTTAATGATAAAAGATGGTTTATGGGAAGCTTTTAATAATTATCATATGGGAATAACTGCAGAAAATATAGTAGACGAGTGGAATATATCTCGTGAAGAACAAGATGCTTTTGCTTTTAGAAGTCAAGATCTTGCTGCTAAAGCGATAGAGGAAGATAAATTTAAAGATGAAATAGTACCAGTGGTAATTAAGACTAGAAAAGGTGAAACAGTTTTTGACAAAGATGAACATCCTAACTTAGCACCACAGGAGAAGTTAGCCAAAATGAGACCAGCCTTTAAAAAAGATGGTTCTGTTACAGCTGGAAATGCCTCTGGAATAAACGATGGTGCAGCAGCAGTAATAGTTATGTCTAAAGAAAAAGCAGACGAACTTGGCTTAGAGCCTTTAGCTACAATTTCAAGTTATGCATCAGGTGGTATTGATCCTAAGATTATGGGTATTGGACCTGTTCCTGCTACTAAAAAGGCTTTAGATAAAGCAGGATTAAATATAGAAGATATAGATCTTATAGAAGCTAACGAAGCATTTGCAGCACAGTCTTTAGGAGTATCAAAAGAACTTGGTTTAGAAAAGGTTATGGATAGAGTAAACGTAAATGGTGGAGCAATAGCAATTGGACATCCAATCGGAGCATCAGGAACCAGAATATTAGTTTCACTTCTTTACGAAATGCAAAAGCGTGATTCAAAAACAGGTTTAGCTACTCTCTGTATTGGTGGAGGACAGGGTATAGCTATGGTAGTTTCAAGATAA
- a CDS encoding acyl-CoA dehydrogenase: MNFRLSEEHEMFRKTFRDFAEGEIEPSAAERDEEERFDMDLFRKMADLGMCGLPWGEEYGGVGSDFLTYVLAVEELSRVCGSMGVTLSAHVSLASWPIWKFGTEEQKQKYLVPLAEGTKMGAFAITEPTAGSDAGGTKTTAVLDGDEYVLNGTKVFITNAYYAETYVVIARTGPKDLGHKSISAFIVEKDTPGFSFGKKEDKLGIRSSATYELVFENCRIPKENLLGKEGDGFKIGMMILDGGRNGIAAQAVGIAQGAYEFALNYSKDRVQFGKPISKQQAIQFKLADMATQIEAARLLTYQAAWLESQGLPYGKESAMAKLYAGDAAMAVTTEAVQVLGGYGYSREYPVERMMRDAKITQIYEGTNEIQRVVIASNILK; encoded by the coding sequence ATGAATTTTAGATTATCAGAAGAACATGAAATGTTTAGAAAAACATTTAGAGATTTTGCAGAAGGAGAAATAGAACCATCAGCTGCTGAACGTGATGAAGAAGAAAGATTTGATATGGATCTATTCCGCAAAATGGCTGATTTAGGCATGTGTGGATTACCGTGGGGAGAAGAGTACGGAGGAGTAGGATCTGACTTTCTAACTTATGTATTAGCGGTAGAAGAGCTTTCAAGAGTTTGCGGTTCTATGGGTGTTACTTTATCAGCTCACGTATCACTAGCTTCATGGCCAATTTGGAAATTTGGTACAGAAGAACAGAAACAAAAATATCTAGTGCCATTAGCTGAAGGGACTAAAATGGGGGCATTTGCAATTACTGAACCAACGGCTGGTAGTGATGCAGGTGGAACAAAAACAACTGCAGTACTAGATGGTGATGAATATGTCTTAAATGGAACCAAAGTATTTATAACAAATGCTTATTATGCTGAAACTTATGTTGTAATAGCTAGGACAGGACCTAAGGATCTTGGACATAAGAGTATAAGTGCATTTATAGTTGAAAAAGATACTCCTGGCTTTAGCTTTGGTAAAAAAGAGGATAAGCTAGGTATAAGATCATCAGCTACCTATGAGTTAGTATTCGAAAACTGCCGCATTCCAAAGGAAAACCTTCTTGGTAAAGAAGGAGATGGATTTAAAATTGGTATGATGATCCTAGATGGTGGAAGAAACGGAATTGCTGCTCAAGCAGTTGGAATAGCTCAAGGAGCATATGAATTTGCACTTAACTATTCAAAAGATAGAGTTCAATTTGGAAAACCAATATCTAAACAACAGGCTATCCAATTCAAATTAGCTGATATGGCAACACAAATAGAAGCTGCAAGATTATTAACCTATCAAGCGGCTTGGTTAGAAAGTCAAGGATTGCCATATGGTAAAGAAAGTGCAATGGCAAAACTGTACGCGGGTGATGCTGCAATGGCAGTAACAACAGAAGCAGTACAGGTATTAGGAGGATATGGTTATTCTAGAGAATATCCAGTTGAAAGAATGATGAGAGATGCTAAGATTACACAAATTTATGAAGGTACAAATGAAATTCAACGTGTAGTTATAGCAAGCAATATTTTAAAGTAA